The genomic DNA CCAGAGTGATGGCAACCTATCGCCTCGAAGAGAACAAAACATCAACATCGCAAGTTAGTGAACATGACCTAAACGATGAACAGTTTATGCTTCACTATATGCATCGTTGCATAGTTAAATTTTGGATAAATTATAGTGACTTGACATCTATAGCATGGCATCGGATACAAGGTGCCCGAACATTTAACTTGACCGTAGAGGGAACTCTTTCCACGATGTATCTTTCGATGACCTTGAGTGCTTTATGTGCTTCCACTATCATCTGTGTGCTTTTGGAAATGCATTTGCTAGTTTTCCGGCCAGAGCACCTAACGATGTCGTCAGCATCCTTCCCCTGACTAAATATGCTGTCCAGCGTAAGACTTTCAAGTGCTGTTGAATTCTCGAGAATATGACATGCTAGCTCAACCATGCTCTTTGCAGAGCAGAACCCGTTGATCTGCATCTTCTTGAGCCTGCCATGCTTGTGTTCAGGAATCTGCCTCAGATGTGACGAGGCATCCCCAAAAACCGATTCATGATGCATGTCATGCTGATCTACCTGCATAGCATCAGTATTAATTAATGTCACATGAAATTGAATGGTTCCACGATAGATATACTAAATATCTTTGCAAGATGAACTAGTACTCACGCTCAAGATGAAAGTCTCCAAGACAGGAGAAGCATCCAGAAACGAAACCAAGGACAGATAACCATAGGCTCGGAAAGTagtctcatcatcatcatcatcatcatcatcatcatcatcatcagtaaGGTCAATATTCAAGTACTTGAGGTGGAGGAATTGGTTAGCAACCATTGGTGTATTAACCCTCTGCACAAAGATTTCCCTTAATTATATTGCAAAAAGAGCATGATACAGTTACATGTCATAACACTGCTATCAAATAATGTTCAGATTATACCTCATTGCCAGAATATATGTTAAGAGTTTCAAGATGTGGCACAATCAAAGGAAGCTTGGTAATAGCATATAACTGATAGAATTGAGCTCAGATGAAAAACCTAGATTTAGGTTCTTCACTGGTGATGATTCTCCAAGTAAGAGTTGTACTCGCTAACCACACAACTCAAAAGTGGAGAGGTTAGGAGCTGTACTCTCGATCACTCGTAGCTTGTTGCACGAAGACACATTCAGCCAGCTGAGCCGATCTAGCCAGAATGGTATCTTTAGGCAGACTAGCTCATTGCAACATCTGAGTTCCAACTGCTCCAAACAAAAGGACCTGGAAATAAGACACTCCAATTCATCCCCCGTGATACGCACTCCATTCAGATACAGCTTTGTCAGGCTCCTCAAGCAATCAAATCCAACCGGGGGGGCGGAAGGCACAATTGCTTAGGTGAAGATACCGAATGGAGTTTCCACAGCCATCAAGTAAAAGTGAGCAAGGGAAGTTGTACTCTGCCCCATATATTGCAGACAGGGAAAGGCTGACTTCTTCAATCCTCGGTGAAATAGCACTCTGAAGCCAAATATTAACATGGCATGAGTGATGACTATCGATTACAATCTTCAGTGACTTCACACCAACTCCTGAGTGATTTTTCAGAATGTGGTCGACTCTCCAAGTGAAACCCTTTGTTCTATAACTTTTTCGATATGTGTTTTGTTTCAAGCCAAGTGTTTCTGCAATGAAGGTGAGCTTGAGGTGGTATCTCCAAGCAGGGGCGGGCCCAGGGGGTATTCAAGGGTATTCATTAAATACCCATTATTTTGCTAATCAATGGTATTTGTCAATGATTTATGATACAAAACAGGGTTGAGATACTAATTTcttttatcttctgaatttttgaaTACCCAATCTCTAATCCCTGGGCCCGCCTCTGTCTCCAAGAACACAAAAATGTGCGTGATACACAGGCAGAACGGGCAGAATCACGCAGTGGTATTAGGGAGTGTATATGGTACCAGATATCCTGTACAAGCATGGAAAGAATAGTTTAACACTGGATTGTAAAGGCAACCagttttttataaaaaaaatgttgggaCCAtacagagaaaaatcatatcccATGTAACCTGTTCATGCTTGTACGAGATGTGACCCACACTGAGGAATATAAGAGCACTGAAATGTAATCCTGGTAGTTTAAGTTAAGATTCTGCAGAGAAGTTCCTTTTCTATGTTAAGTTAAACAGTACTTCCTAGTAATTAGTATTATGAAGTATATACGTGTATTAGGAAGTATTTATTCTTTccatgtacacttgatgtatttctTTTACTCCAAGCCATgttggctatatatatatatataggtcaCCCCCCTCATTAGAGTATGTGGTGTTTCCCAAactacttctctacatggtatcacgagattagatcgtgggcctctcctcctctccctcgcgCCTTCCTCGTGAAGCCCTCCTGGCGGTGCCCCTTCTGCCGCGCCGCAGCCACCCTCTCCGCTGCACCTCATGCTGCGCGCGCCCACCTCCTACCGCGCGCCATGGCCACCCACTCCACCGACGATTCCTCCCTGTCCAGTGGTGACCCCCTGACCTCCGGCGACGCCACCGCCCCTCATGGTAATTTGCCTTGACGCTCGTATGATAGCAATGGGCAGTAATTAGACATGAGCAAAGCGTGGATCGAGCTGGGTCAGCAAAAAGCCCAATTCGGGCTCACGAACAGCTTTCGGGAAAGTCTTTTcaggcttttttttttgccacgaACAGCTTTCAGGAAAAGCCTTTTCAAGCATTTTTTGGGCCCATGAGCATTTTTTTCAGGCCACCCAAtctttttagttgaaaaatatataaaaaacaaTTAGCAGGAAAATGGCCACCCGGGCcctataaaaaaaatgcaagtcgGGCTTAGCCCCGCAGGCTCGAGTAGGGCCGTCGTGCTGGATCGAGCCAAGTTGCTCATGTATAGACCTGAGCAAATTTGGTCCAATCCAGCCTAACAGCCTGAGTCAAAGCCTAGCGGGCTAAGCCCGACCCGTGGCCTTTGTAGGGCCGGATGCGGTGCACATTTTGCCTGCCCCGAAAAAATTCCAGACGGGCTAAGCCCGAcctaagtattttttttatcttccaACTAAAAATGACCGGACGGCCTGGCTAGAGGCCTGCCCGAAAAAGCTCGAAAAGTCCGACTCAAAAGTTGTTCGTGGGCGAGCTGGTCACGTTTTTGACCTGAATTATTTTGGGTTTTTTGCCCTCatgtctatttttttttgaaaattgggTCTCCTCATGTTTAGCAGTATTAGAGGAGCCGTCCTCTCCCTCTCACATACTCCGTCCAAACACCACCCCAACGAAAAAGACCCACCTTTCCATTCCCCGTCCCGGCGGCGCCAGTTCGAATACTCAATTTCTTCCTTGCGCCTTCTCCTATCGTTTCGGGCTCGGTTCGAAATCGAGAACACGACCGCGTCGCGGGTTTGAAAGATCTAGAGACAGAGAACGGGACAGATAGGACACTCACACACACAGATAGTGACAAAGATAGTAGGGAGATCAGAGGTCGGCCGCCTGCCCGCCAGCCTTTGCGACCTGGATACTTGTATTATGGGGATTGGTGTTCAAGCAGGAGCGGAGGCGTCGCCGGTGAATCCAAGTCCACAGTCCTCTTAGTCCCCCTCAACCCCTCTGTCATTCATCTCTTCTACTTGCTCAGGGCCTGAATTGAAATCTGTGCTGGTGTGCCCTATTGACGAGCCTCTATTGCTTTTTGTACGTCCTCTTCACTTATAAGATTAGTTTTTAATGGTATATCCTGGTAATGGTTCAGGTTGACTCATTGTTTtccgtgaaaaaaaaaatctctcctTCTTGAGGGAGGAGTAAATTGCTTCAATCTGATTGATCTAAGCCGGCCATCCACTGTTTGTTTAACAATGAGATCTTACTTGGTGGAAGCCGAATCACCAAGATTGctccttttttccccttctgTTTTGTGCGTAATAGTAATAGGGCTTCAACTGAACCCAATTTTGTTCACATGTTGATTTGCTCATATAAGAATCATTTGAGGGCAGATTTCAACAGATAAAAAGATTTAATGATCAAGTAAGATACTCGTGTATAATGGTCCGAGAAGACCCAGTGGTTCCCACCCAAACATGCGAACATGACTTGATTTGAGAAGTGGCTGAGGCGCCATGTGCTACCACTTTTACTCCTCATCAATCGATTGAGATCTTTCTTATGTATCAGTCACCTAAATTTGTACTAGAAATTGAATGGAGATGGGATTCGGGGTTAGGTTTTGGGGTTTTGGGGCTTAGTCAAGTGCCCGACTTTAGAGGAAGTTCTTGGGTGGCTTGTCGGCCAGAGGTGGAGGCGGTATAGACTGCGGGAAGCGGAGGCGGCGAAGGCGCCGCTGGAGCCGGGCGGTGGGGACCCCTGGTGAgcagtggaggcggcgggggcatcGAGGGCCAACGAGttagcggcggcggcagtcgtGGGCGGGGCGGAGGTTCGCCGCCGAAGCCGGGCAGGGAGGCGGAGGTTGCGGGGGAGCCAAACGGCTGCCTTGGGCCTTCAGGAGGAACGGAGAAGATAAGAAGAGGCTTAGGGTGCATTTGGCTTGGAGACAAGGTGGgacgggatcatcccatccccattttatgggatgggatgatcctattttatgtttggttgagagggatgggTCCGTCCCAGTTCTTTGTTTGGTACGGGGGATCGAGAGAATGAGATGGATGACGATTTTAATACCGTTAGCTATAGTAAATGGACCCTACCTGTCCTCTAAAAAGTGGACCCCACTTGTCATTGtctattcaatatttttcttatattttttcCTTGGCCTTATCCTTCTTCTGGCCGCGCTGCCCCTTGGCCatggccacggccgccgccgcccctgctccacccCGCCTCCCCTAGGCCACAACCACGCCGTCGGGGAGCTCGACCTGCCTCCCCAGGGCCACGGCCGCACCGCACCGGGGAGCTCCTCCGCACCCCTCCGTTCTCGGTGGTAGCCCCTCCGCACCCCTGGGCCATGGCCGTTGCCGCCCCTGCTCTACCCCATCGCTGCCCGAGGTAGCCTCCTCCGCACCGGCGGACGCCCGTCCTCCGGCCGTGCCGCCCAATGGCATGAACCGCGTGAACGGGGGATGACCCCGTCCGCCACTTTTGGTGGGACAGGGATGTTCCCATCCCACATGTTTctcaaccaaacgcgggacgaagtgggatcgtcccgtcccgtcccacttcgtccctgcaaccaaacgcaccctagaGAGAGTCAGAGAGAACATGAGGGATAGCATCTCGATTGTTGGATCTTGATCCAACGGACGAAAATGGTGATTGATGGAAAAACACAATTTCAATCGGCTGATGAGGAGATAGGCTCTAAAGTAGATGAACTCAATGGGCTAGAGTACCCCCACCTTGCTTTACGAACCCTAGGAAACTTTGAGTAAGATTGGCATCCTCGGTATGTGTACTAGATTGCTTGGGTGCTAGAAGTGGATAGGGAAATAGCTCAGATCGTAGACTAGAAAAAGGAGTGAAGTGTGGCAACCATGGGTGGGCTTGGACAGGGGTAGAACTTAAAGAACGTATGAGCTGAATAACCTCTGCATTAGTTTTTGTTTGTTTAATCCGTGTACAATCTCGCAACAAATCCACAATGGAGGCAACTAGAAACCTCGCTGACGGATGCAGGAAAGAGGAGAAGACTATACACAATCAAcagaaaaatggcaaagccaACCGACCCAAGAGGATCGCTGCAAAAGGAATCAATCCGAGGATGCAAATGCAACGGATGGCCCGGCAGCGTGATTTGGCAGCAGGCACCCAAGCGCGTCGATCAGTAGGAGATGTCGACGAGCGCGATCATGGCGTTCGCGACGATATCCTCGTGTGCCGCCCTCTGCAGCTCGTCGCGGAGCAAGGCGCGCCGCTGGCTCCgcgtccgcggcggcgtcggcggccgccgcACGGCGCGGCGCGCACCGCTGGCGTAGGGCCGCAGCTCGGCGTCGTAGAAGGACGCGAGCTCCCGGAGCACGGCGCACGCCCGCGGCAGGTGGCGCGCGAGCGGCAGCGCGAGGTTGAACGGCCACAGCAGGAACGTGAACTGGAACGCCTGCAGGAACccgcccgccacggccggcACGGCGAGGAGCAACACGTGAACCGCCATGGATCACGATCggcctctctcttcttcttctttttttttctgagctCTGTGATCGACCGCTCCACTGCTGCTAGCTAGATGGTGTTGTCTCTCTACCCCTGTGTGCTCTCCATGGCTATGTGCCCGAGGAGCTCGAGGCGCGCGTGTTGGTGGTTAGCAAAGACCTGGCAAGCCGGCCGTGAACGGAGAAGGGATTGTAGATACCTTGCTTTGTGGAGTGGACATTGGCGAAGGGGTCTTATAATCGGAACCCGCCACTATTGACTGTTTGGAGTCGCTGGTTTAACAGCTTCTTGTGTGATCCGATCCGCTAATCCCTCTTGCCGAGCGATGCTGTAGCGCACAGATTTAAGTTGGATTGGATGGGCGGCGACATTATATTGATGCCATTCCTTTGCTTACGTTTGTTTGTGTCCGGAGATTCTCGCGAGGGACCAAACATAATGGCATCGTCGTTTTCCTGGTGGGGAACAGGAGGATTATTCTTTGGCTTTGGACCTGCCGATACGATTGTTCTAGGGGAAGGCTCAAGTGTGTGGAGTAGAAGCCATTTTTGCTCAATGATGGTTGTAAAAACACGTCTCTGTTTCGGTCACAAACAACTACAGCCATCATCAGTCTGCAACAACCAACAACTTCAGATGTATTTTGTATGTGACACGTATTGCTCAAAGTACTTCTACTGTTGCTCTGTTTGGATTTGAACCTCCCCCTTGAAAATCTGGAAAAGTCCAAACCGGACGATTGGTTTACGCATCTACGTACTACTGGCTTGTCGGCTTGTGGCAATCAACACGGGCGGGGCCAGTGGTGACGCGTCCGCCCGGCCAAGGCCACCGACTACTTCTGGAACGGAGCAACAACCTCTGCCAGAAGAGAAAACAACGTTCCATTCCATTTCTGCAGATGGGCAGCGCAACATCGTTTTCATACAGAACTACGTAGCCCAGACGATGGATCAGACAGCGG from Setaria italica strain Yugu1 chromosome VII, Setaria_italica_v2.0, whole genome shotgun sequence includes the following:
- the LOC101774665 gene encoding uncharacterized protein LOC101774665: MAVHVLLLAVPAVAGGFLQAFQFTFLLWPFNLALPLARHLPRACAVLRELASFYDAELRPYASGARRAVRRPPTPPRTRSQRRALLRDELQRAAHEDIVANAMIALVDISY